Genomic DNA from Heteronotia binoei isolate CCM8104 ecotype False Entrance Well chromosome 8, APGP_CSIRO_Hbin_v1, whole genome shotgun sequence:
tggaaaactgctaaaacaaataaaacaaattttaatgggcataaatgtaaagttctgcacctaggtaggaaaaaccaaatgcatcattataggatggaggagacttgtcttggcagtagtaggTGCAAAAAGGACCTAAGGGTCTTAGCGGACAGtacactgaacataagtcagcagtgtgatatggtagctaaaaaggcaaattcaattttgggctgtatcaacagaagtatagtgcacagatcatatgaagtgatggtatcgctttactccgctctggttagacctcacctagaatactgtgttcagtttggggtaccacaatttatgaaggatatagacaagctggaacgtatccagaggagggcaacgaagatgctgggggttctggagaccaagtcctatgagggaaggttgaaggagctggggatgcttagcctggagaggagacaactgagcagtgataggatcaccatcttcaagtacttgcccCAAtaaccaattagggttgccaggtccaattcaagaaatatctggagactttcaaggttgtgacaagcatataaataaaagtttattattattattattattattattattattattattataactgaactctaaagggaattCTGGTCACTACATTtatagggaccacacaccttttaaatgccttccctccactggaaataatgagggataggggcaccttctttgggggctcatagaattgagcctccagtccaatctttttgaaagttggtattttgagaagaggcatcagatgctatgctgcaaatttggtgcctctatctcaaaaaacagccccctcccaaagcccccgatacctgcagatcaaatctccattattatacccatgggaattggtctccatagggaataatggagtgcccagcagacatttcctttcccccttgctttctgatgaacctgaagcgggggagggcctccaaaccaggggatcccctgcccccacctggggattggcaaccctagctgtcatatagaggatggtgcaaaattgttttctgttgccccagaaggtcagaccagaatcaatgggttaaaattaaatcaaatgcaTTTCTGGCTCatcaataggaagaacttcctgacagagcaattcctcagtggaacaggcttcctcaggaggtggtgggctccccttctttggaggtttttaaagaaaggctagatggccatctgacagcaatgctgattttgtgaattaggcaaattctgagaaggagggcaggaagggttgcatcagggcttagttcttgtggccctttcttacacacccagggaaatgctgagtgACACTtcagggtcagtcagcaatttttctccaggccaatttggcccgggatcctggaggtttttgccatcttctgggcatggagcaggcatcattggggatgtgtgtgtgtgtgggggggaggtatttgtgaagttcctgcactgtgcaggggttggactagatgaccctggaggtcccttccaactctatgattcccattatttatttcatttctaaaGCTTGCATGCATCATAATCTTTCCAGCTACAGAGAGAAAAATGGGTTTATAATCTTCAGGAAACACCTGGAAGAAATATTTTCTGTACAAAATGAACTGCTGAGAGGAAGAAGTGTTATATTAATGCTTGCCCAAACTCATTTCCACTGTAAAACCTCAGTGGTTGTGTAATATATTTACAGGAAGCCAGTTACATTCTCTTAAACTGCATCACATTGAGTGTCATAGTGTCAAGTGCACACAATAATCTGCAACAGGTAGGGAAAAAACCCTGATGTTCTTTACATCTACAAAACAATAGCCAACTCTAAGCCAATCTCGTATAAAATATTTTTGCTGTGCTTTGCAACATGTATAAAGTCAGCCATTAGTGTTGAATGAGAAAGTTATCAAATGTTAATAGGAACGTGCTAAATCTAAAATTCCAGTTCCACAAAACACTACTAGATGGTACTGGTCCCCATCAAAACTCAACAAAATAAATCCCTCTGTCGACCCACAATGTAAAAAACTTTGCGGAGAGAAAACAGACTATATTCATGGATGGTGGCGGTGCAGTTTCATACATAAATTTTGGCAacaaattaaaatgcaaataaaacacaTCATGCAAGTAAAGTTACCTTTGGAACCCGACATCTTACTTCATAACTGGAAAGACACAAAAATAAGCTCAGGTACAGCAGAACTAATACATATTCTCATAGCGACAGCAAGAATGGCCACTGTCACACATCGGATAGAGAAATACACCCCTAGAATAGAGATGTGGCACCCGAAAATCTGGCACATATTTATTTTGAGTAAGATTACATACAATCCATATGACATCACATACCCAGTATGAAAGGCATGTAGTAGCAATTTGGTACCCTTTAATGACTTATTTTACAGAAAACGGGATCATTCTTAGAAATTCATTGTATAGAAAGTTAATGTATTTCTGAAAGTCTTCTTGTTAAGGTTATCCGGGTAACAATTTTTATAGGCAAAGCTGTAAACTACATAAAATTAAGTTGTAAATCAGTAACAATATTAATATGGCACTATTGTTTATATAGCATGACATATAACGCTATGAAGTATAccaataaagtatttttttttaaaaaaaatgttaacgGGAACCTGGAGACACCAGCTAAGGTGTGACACAGACATAAGGTGAGGGCTGTATTCCAACTGTACACTTCACTTGGGGAATAATCTCCAAAATTTAGTGCAAAAATTTCAGATTTATCACAGGGATCTAAGAATTaattatattattttttaaaaagcatttatcCCTAACAGTCCAAGTAGTATATGTAAATAGAGTCAATATATTTTTATCAAAGAGAAACACTAAGGGAGATTTCTTGGTTTGGAATCCACCTAATGGTCCCATCTTTGGTTTGGACAAGCTGGGTGTCACATCATGGTTTGGCATTAAATGAGCTTATGAGCTCTGTGAAAAAATGTCTTGTCTCCTGGAAGATTGGCAAGCAGGCTTTAAAAATTTCTTGCTCTGAGCATGGAGacaagtctgtgtgtgtgtgtggcgggggggggggagaaattagcCCATCACATTCCGGAAGTACCTGGGTTGCCTCTTTAGAAATGCTAACTGATATGCAGAGGAGACAATGGGATGAGCCACCTTATCTTTCTTCTCTAGGCAGGAAACAGTGTGGAGGGTGCTGGGCTAGATCAGCCCCAGAAACCATCTCCAGGAATGAATTGGAAATTTCTCAGAAGGTATGGAGGTTTCCCAGGATGCCTCCTCAAAAGGAGGATTCctggagacaacaggaaaagaagcatgGATCAGGTTGGAGAGTGATGTAAAATGAGTGGAGTCAGAGGATTAATAAAAATGCTTGCTCCAAGAAGGGGAGAACTTTTGATTCTGGGCCGTGGAGGAGGACAGAATGCTGAGCTGTGTCAGCAGGCAGTAGCCATCTTGAACATGTGGCTAGGCCTGCTGTCTGGATGGATGCAGGAAACTCTAGACACCCTCAGAGTATTTTGTAATTTACTAAGCTTAGAATTGTCTCCTCTACTTCAGCATCTAATACAGTAAGTTTTAGAACCAAGGACAGATGATGCAATTATAACCAACTTTTTTTGTTCTTCTAGTTGctgatctggtgctgtgctaaaagcaggcctcagattcagtgggagctcacaggagtgcagttcctgaacctttctgagagttctgcctcctccttgagagttccgcctcctccttgagagttccatctcctccttgagagttccacctccttatccattgaatagtatgtgcagctacataatcccttgatgagctccactacctatttttctacaaaacgacccctagctaaaagtatgcttgtaacctttttctttttttaataaacgTTTTAATATTGTGAATGGTGGCAGtaactctgtgccacatagttccccaactgctttagaccacaTTACTTTAAAAGGGGAGTCTTGGGAGAGGGGAAGGCAAGCAGCCGGCAACCGGCTATTTCCCTGGGCCCCAAAACTGTAAAAGTCTCCCTGTGGAGACCCAGCACTGGGTAGAAGgagactatccctgggccgaaagagattaaatatcagaataccagagcacgggccttttcaatcgcggcccctgccctatggaaccaactccccgaggaggtgcgggccctgcggaaccttgatcagttccgcagggcctgcaagaccaccctctttaaacttgcaCATTTGGACTGCTAAAGAAGACCgctaattaaggatccgccaatgcagtttaaagacctataccgctgtgtatatactggcagaactagcgtcaaacaccatcaACACTGTCAGACGAAGTTATTTAATTGTATATATTGGATTTAATGctgttaagtttaatgttttatattgttaaatttaaatggttttatctattattgtatgtttttatgaaatgttgttagccgccctgagcctgccgaggtggggagggcgggatataaataaaatttattattattattattattattattattattattattagaaaaaGGGGGcgaagggggggagaggggaggaacgtctgctgagcacttcattattccctatgtgatcgattctcattgggtataatagggaattgatctggaggttttgggggttctgggggagctgttttttgaggtagaggcaccaaattttcagtatagtatctagtgtctctccccaaagtatcccccaagtttcaagacgattggaccagggggtccaattctatgagcccccaaagaaggtgcccctatccttcattatttcctatggaagaccatatgtgatggccagaactcccttggagttcaattatgtttgtcacacccttgttcctggctccaccccaatgtctcctggctccacccccaaagtccccagatatttcttgaattggacttggcaaccctagctacggGCATGGGGAGGAGGTTGTTAAAAGAGCAAATGGCAACAGGAGGGCGAGGGGTAAGCAAAAAGGATAGAAGGGAGAGTTAGCACGGTGGTTCCTAAGCCAGACTAAAGCTTGTTCACCCAGCTTTCTCTTGCTTAATTCTACAATACAGATTTCTTTTGCTCCATTGAATAGCTTAAACTAGCCCAAGGTTATGAGAGCTCAGAAGccaagctaagcagagttgataatggttagtatttggatgggagagcacaaAGGAAGAAAAGGCTTCCtaggcaaaggaaggcaatggcaaatggccTCTGCTTATCTCTTACCCTGAAAACTTCACAGGGATCACCACGTCATCATATGTCAGTTGCAGTGTGATGGcacttattatttgtttattatttatagcATGGCAACAATCGAAAGATGTTTTGCTTTCTACATGAGAGTTTTGTGTGCAAAACCACCACCCTCCCCATGTTTCTAGGcaatttgtttcatttattttacATGAGAAACATCAGAAAGCTAATTTTCTGGGGCTGCAAAGCATGGAAACATGAGAAGAGTTTACTACTATGGAATTGAGATTAACTTTCTCTAGTATTATGCTGCTAGTTCTAGATAAACTAAAAATGTGAATCAGCAATATCTATACTTCTATAGTGTCTTTTTCCCCCCCTCTTGTGCCCAGCTATACAACTTCTGTCAAGAGACTGCTCTGATTATTTTGCCTTGGGCAAAAGGCACAACGGAATCTATACAATTGCTCCTGATCCCAGAAAtgacagctttgaagtttactgtGACATGGAATCTATGGGAGGTGGTTGGACAGTGATCCAGATTCGTCAAGATGGCAGCACAAACTTCAACAGAACGTGGAGTGAATACAAGAATGGCTTTGGAAACCTCAGCAGAGAATTCTGGTTGGGGAATGACAAAATTCACCTCCTGACTAAAAGCAAGGAAATGCAACTGAGGATTGAACTTGAGGATTTCAACGGAGTCAGAAAATATTCAAAATACGAACAGTTCTATGTGGCCAATGAATTTCTCAAATACCGCCTGAGCATCGGCGGCTACACGGGCACAGCAGGGGATGCTCTCCACTTCAGCAAACATTATAACCATGATCAAAAGTTCTTCACCACCCCAGACCGAGATAACGACAGGTATTCATCAGGAAACTGTGGGGCATATTACAGCTCTGGCTGGTGGTTTGATGCCTGCATGGCTGCCAACCTCAATGGCAAATATTATCACCAAAAATATAGAGGAGTTCGAGATGGGATTTTCTGGGGCACATGGCCTGGGCTTTCAGATGATATCCCAAGTGGTTATCGACAACCTTTTAAAAAGGTTAAAATTATGATCAGACCTAAGGTATTTATGTCATAAATCACACTGAATTATGAGAAACAAAAAAAGATATTTTTCTCTTTCAATTTTGAAATATCTCTGCGTAGACAAATGTATTATAATTCTTCCAAAAGAACACtgccatgtttttaaaaattgttttgaatgTTCAGGCAACCATTTACAATTTCTGTAGCAAGGGGGGCGGGAAAGGTTTCATTTTAATTCATGCTTTGAATTTAAGTGCATTTTGTaacagagatttaaaaaaatcccactatTGGAGTGTCTTTATTATTACCTATGCCAGTCTCATGCGTGCAAGCTAGGCATACAGACGGAAAACAAACAGGCAGTTCTGAAGCCCCTGGCTTTCACTGTTCCCTCAATAGATTCTCCACACGCAAACACACCCAGTCTGCAAGTTACTGTCAACTTGCTCCAAAGCCCAAGAAGAAtgtactgtcaagtcacaaccaaatCATGGCAACCTCATTCATAAGGCATTCAGGTAAgggataagcagaggtggttctCCATTACCTTCCCCCCATAGTCACCTCAACcctccttggtagtctcccatctcaCTAAATGCagctgaccctggttagctttCAAGTTCTGATGAGCTCAAACTAAACTGAGCTATTTGTGCTACTACAATGGGCCGAAACTCATGTAAACTCCCAGGTATTCCAGGAGAAATTATCTGCCTTTGCCTGTCGATTATTAAAATACTTGCCATGTGAATAACGTGAGCTGCCTAGAGCAGATGGACGCATTCCTTCTTAACAGTTTGTTAACATGAACTGTAACAAAAcaaataatgttgtaagccgccctgagtccgcttgtggaaagggcgggatataaatggaaagtaataaataaataataaaaccaaaAATTTCTCCCAAAGACTATTACATGCTATTCAGATAAGCTTTCTAATTAACTCTCACTGTTTAAGTCAACACAATATTTTGGAACCCCAACAAAGAATGCTATCTGCACGATACATATGAAGAACTGAAACATAAATGTTTTATCCCACTTTAGCCCCATTGTGACACCAGGGATTTTAACGCCTGCATAGTGCAGTCACAATCCaatgcaatcttagccacaaggCTGACAAAGAAGAGAAGAACTAAGTTTGAATTCAGCGGAACCTTTAAGACTTAattgaattcaaactttgttctactgcttcagaccaacaaggctgcccatctggatctatcttaACAGAAGAGTAACTGTAGAAGTACTTGATAGGCACTCTCTCGCCATCCTTGGTAGCTAGGACGCCACATAATTCTCCTATCTTTGCACTGGAGACATTCTAATACAAATCAACATGGTCTAAATGCAACTAAGACATCACCCAACCACCGCATGTGCATGGACGCATAAAAGCATGCTGTAAAGAAGAGCACACAGTGCCTCACTTGTCTGTTACTCCCCCCTTCCCACACTTTGGAAACAGGCAGAAACTAATACCCACAGGCACAACCTTTCCAGGCTGACCCTCAGATATGGATATGAATACCATGATGGGCAAAACTCAACTAAGCAACAGAACAACAGAGGCAAGAGCTGCCAGGCAGGACAATTTGGGGAACTAGAAGGAAGGGAAACAaccacaacaacaaaattttatttatatcccaccctccccgccggggcaggctcagggcggctaacaacacaattcaagtttagctatacagatagataaaattacagttaaacaacatggacatttaattaaaaatctgcttaagttttaaaattaaattaataaaagtgctaatgctatgtttactttatgtttgcttttatgatggcggtttccttagcaatttccattttcatcagcgagagccagtcggaagaggaaggtcttgcaggccctgcggaactgttcaaggtcccgcagggcccggaaaGTGAGAAAGTCAAACTTCATGGGTACACAACTTTCCACCTGTGAAAACCTCCGATAGGTCCAATCATACAGTGAAAATGCTAGCCTGCTCTTTCCTGTATTTGACAGTAGGTTCAGAAGTTTTGCTTCCATCAGATACTGAGACTGCCTCAGACCCCAACTGCAGTCCTACTCTGCACTATGACGTGACTACTGTGCAAAAACTGCAAAGGTCTTTTAAAAACGTTATGAAGAAAAGATGACACATAAAAAACTTGTGGTATATCCCTGCATTTTTTAAATGCTTATGTCAAgtaattctagggttgccagcctccaggtggggcctggagatctcctgcttttcaaactgatctccagctggcagaaatccactcccctggagaaaatggctgctttgaagggtgaattctatggcatcatgccattctgaggtccctcccctccccaaatcccacactctcccagatccacccccaaagtctccaggtattttccaacaaagacttggcaaccctatctaggtgTAATTCACCTGCTTCCTTAAAAACTTTCAGCGTCCAAGTTCAAGTTTATGGACTATTTTCTGCAAATTTGCCAGTTACACAGTGATCTCAGGGATAGTCTTAACCAATGGGAAATAGGGGCAGCTACCCTGGACCCCATAGtaggagcagcaggaggaggggggaaagaagagaaagagcaggctactgctgctgctactcaCACCTGTTCTGTCCAGAACACTCATGACTGCCCCGTCCAGGGCTTGGGCAACCAGCTCAACAGTAGCCACTTGCACCAGCTCCACCCAGGGCTCTGGCCGCTATCTTCTAGTGATGGCGCCCACTCACTTTACATGGAGTAATGGCCAACCCAGTTGGCCTTGGCAATgagagccagtgtgtgtgtgtgtgtgtggggggcaataTGATGGCAGTGATTCTGGGGGCCCATCTTGGACTTT
This window encodes:
- the FGL2 gene encoding fibroleukin; translation: MKVVFLILLQAAGLLFANGSGLMDDGIKSVQEEKESEACPITVKTGGKCGGREQCPYQVTLPQMTIQLPWQFQQIEKTIKEVESLKEVVNNLKKTCPDCKLQADDNQEADSEFLPLETDTILDYSKSQEKRVKELQSKVSRLSAGLKDAKTKIHLLQGQLEQMNLINMDNVENYVDGKIANLTFVVNSLDHKCSSNCPAEQSNAAIQLLSRDCSDYFALGKRHNGIYTIAPDPRNDSFEVYCDMESMGGGWTVIQIRQDGSTNFNRTWSEYKNGFGNLSREFWLGNDKIHLLTKSKEMQLRIELEDFNGVRKYSKYEQFYVANEFLKYRLSIGGYTGTAGDALHFSKHYNHDQKFFTTPDRDNDRYSSGNCGAYYSSGWWFDACMAANLNGKYYHQKYRGVRDGIFWGTWPGLSDDIPSGYRQPFKKVKIMIRPKVFMS